The nucleotide sequence CGCCCGGCGTGGGCCAGCTGGATCCCCGGGACCGCCCCCTGGCTCTTGAGGAAGCTCGCGATCGACCCGAACGCCTCGCCGTGCGCCTCGGACCACAGCCCGGAGTCGGACGGGCTGATCCTCCCCCACGGCGCGACCGCGGTCGCCTCGACCATCACGAGCCCCGCCCCGCCCACCGCGCGGCTGCCGAGGTGCACGAGGTGCCAGTCCGTCGGGAAGCCGTCGCGGCTGGAGTACTGGCACATCGGGGAGACGAAGATCCGGTTGCGGAAGACCACGTCGCGGAGCTTGAAAGGCGAGAGGAGCATGCTCACGGCCGACCCTCCAGGCGCTGTTGTATATTCTTGGGCCGGAACAGTCTCTCTCGGACCGGTCGCACGGGCAAGGACTCTCGAGAATGCACATCCCGGACTCGGCGGTCAGCCCCGCCACGTCCCTCCTGGCCGGGGCCGCGATGGTCCCGATCTGGTACGCGGCGTCCCGACGGCTGGTGGCGGAGCTTTCGACCCGCCGCGTGCCGCTCCTCGCCGCAGGCGCCGCGTTCTGCTTCACGATCATGATGTTCAATCTCCCCGTGCCCGGCGGGACCACGGTCCACGCGGTGGGGGGCGTGCTGCTGGCCGTCCTCCTGGGACCCTGGGCCGCGGTCATGGGGATGACCGTCACCCTGGCGATCCAGGCGCTCTTCTTCGCCGACGGCGGGGTGCTCGCGATCGGCGCGAACTGCCTGGCGATGGCGTTCACGATGCCGATGGCCGGGTACGCGGCCTACCGACTCGCGGCCGGTCGCGCTCCCGCGGGCTCGAGAAGGCGAGCGGCGGCGGCGGGGATCGGCGCCTACGTCGGGGTGAACGCCGCGGCGCTGATCACGGCCGTGCTCCTCGGCGTGCAGCCCGCGCTCTACCACGACGCCGCGGGGCACGCGCTCTACTTCCCGCTCGGGCTCGCTGTCACCGTGCCGGCGATGCTGATCGCCCACCTGACCGTCGCGGGGATCGGCGAGGCCGTGCTGACCACCGTCGCCGTGCGCTATCTCCAGAAGGCGCGCGTGCCGCTTGCGGACCCGCCGGCCGATGGCGCCGAGGCACCTAGGCTCGGCGTCGAGTGGCTCCTGGCGGGGCTCGGGGCGCTGATCGCGCTGACCCCCCTCGGCCTCCTCGCGAAGGGACCCGCCTGGGGGGAGTGGTCCCTCGAGGAGCTTCTCGCCCGCGTGGGGTACGTCCCATCGGGGCTCGTCGCGGCGGAGCGGCACGGTATCCGGGGATTCGATCTCCTCCCGGGCTACCTCGGCGATCGCGGCCCGCTCGCCTACCTGCTGTCGGGACTCCTCGGCGCCCTCGTCGTCGCGGCGCTCCTCTACGCGTCGGGACGGCTCCTCGCGCGGTCGAGACGGGTCTCGCGCGGCCGGACGCCGCCGGGCCCCGGCGCGACCGGGATCCCCGAAGCGTTCCCCGCGTGGCTGCGGACCGGCGCGAGCGCCGCCGGCGGCCGGGAGACTCGGCGCCCGGCCAGGCTCCGGTCGACGCTCGGGGGGCGCGATTTCGTCGAGAGGTCGCTCGCCGACCTCTCGGAGAGC is from Terriglobia bacterium and encodes:
- the cbiM gene encoding cobalt transporter CbiM, whose protein sequence is MHIPDSAVSPATSLLAGAAMVPIWYAASRRLVAELSTRRVPLLAAGAAFCFTIMMFNLPVPGGTTVHAVGGVLLAVLLGPWAAVMGMTVTLAIQALFFADGGVLAIGANCLAMAFTMPMAGYAAYRLAAGRAPAGSRRRAAAAGIGAYVGVNAAALITAVLLGVQPALYHDAAGHALYFPLGLAVTVPAMLIAHLTVAGIGEAVLTTVAVRYLQKARVPLADPPADGAEAPRLGVEWLLAGLGALIALTPLGLLAKGPAWGEWSLEELLARVGYVPSGLVAAERHGIRGFDLLPGYLGDRGPLAYLLSGLLGALVVAALLYASGRLLARSRRVSRGRTPPGPGATGIPEAFPAWLRTGASAAGGRETRRPARLRSTLGGRDFVERSLADLSESARTALVSETWSRRDGLLQRLDPRAKVVALLGFVVLTAFLRNPWTLSALVLLVTALAALSRIPLGALHRRVWLSMPLAAGAVTLPAALSAVTPGRALVVLSRDPYLAITAPGLAQAGLLALRVGVALSFVVLLALTTPWNDLMRGLRVLGVPRPFLTVLAMTYRYLGVLSHAAYETFIARRSRTVGPARARDGRGFLGGAAGGLLGKTLALGEEVHAAMIARGFAGDARSLAALRFEAADAAWLATMALIAALAAFWGALG